The following DNA comes from Flavobacterium sp. N3904.
CATATAGAAAATAAAGACAGCACCCGATTAACATCAAGCATTTCCGAGAAAGCCTTGCGTTATGACTTAACCGTGCCGTTTGCGCGTTATGTAGTGCAACACCAAAACGAAATTGAATTCCCTTTTAAAAGATACCAAATTCAACCAGTTTGGCGTGCCGATCGTCCGCAGAAAGGGCGTTTCAGAGAATTTTTTCAATGTGATGCCGATGTGGTTGGGTCGAAATCCTTGTGGCAAGAAGTAGATTTGGTGCAATTGTACGATTCTGTTTTTACCGCTTTGGGATTGGCAGGCGTTACCATAAAAATCAATAACCGAAAAATACTTTCCGGAATTGCCGAAGTCATTGGCGCATCGGATAAATTGATTGACTTTACAGTTGCTTTAGACAAACTCGACAAAATAGGCGAGGACGGCGTAAAGAAAGAAATGATTGAAAAAGGAATTGCCGAAGAAGCGATTGTCAAAGTACAGCCGTTATTCAATTTTACAGGAACCATCTCTGAGAAAATCGAAAAACTGTCGGCTTTACTTTCTTCATCAACCGAAGGAATGAAAGGAGTGGAGGAGCTTCGTTTTATCTGCGATAATGTTATTAATCTAGGATTGTCAACAGCTAGTTTGGATTTGGACGTGACATTGGCCAGAGGACTGAATTATTATACAGGAGCCATTTTTGAAGTAGCTGCTCCCAAAACAGTTGCAATGGGTTCCATCGGTGGCGGTGGTCGTTACGATGATTTGACCGGTATTTTTGGATTAAAAAATATGAGTGGAGTTGGAATTTCTTTTGGACTAGACCGAATTTATTTGGTGGTCGAAGAGTTAGGATTGTTCCCGGAAGCGGTAACATCGACTTCACGAGCTTTGTTTCTCAACTACGGTGAGGCAGCAGCTTTCTATTCGATGAAAGCCATCAAGGAATTACGCGCTGATGGAATAAAAGTAGAATTGTATCCTGATAATGCCAAAGTGGCAAAACAATTTCAACACGCTGATAAGCGATTTATTCGGTATGCAGTAATCGTAGGCGAAGAAGAAATGAATGGTAATCAATATAGTTTGAAAGATTTGGTTTCTGGAGAGCAGAAAAAAGTCAGCTTAGATGAGCTGAAGGCCATTTTAAAATAAAGAAAATTAAAAGCTGAAACAAGCGATTGTTGAATAGGTAATGCTATTCGCAATCGCTTTTTTTGTTGGTTGTATTTCCAAGAGTTAGGACCATAATTGGTATTAAACTTTATTTCACAGAGAAACGCGAAGAATTCACAAAGTTTCACGAAGCTTTTTAACTCAATCCAAAGAATCCTCCCTGCTTTCTGCTTTCTGCTTTCTGCCCTCTGCCTTCTACTTTCTGCCTTCTACTTTCTGCTCTCTGCACTACGATAACGTGCTTTCATGACAAGTAAACCTAGCTTTATGACAAGTCATGGTCGCTGGATGCTAAGTTCACGTATCTTTATGACAAGTCTGCGTAGCTTAATGCTAAGCAGGCTTACTAAAAAGGAAAGCACAGCTAGCGGGAACAGTAATGCAGTAACTCACATTTTTGGCAGATCATTTTGTTTTTTATACTAATTACGGGAAACCGTATAGAATAGTAAAAATGGCTTTGTAAGTTTGAGACTAACAGTAATAAACGAAATGAACTTTTGACTGAGCTAATCAGTTTTGGGTGTATAGACGCTTTATTGTAGTGGGCATATACAATTTGTAGCCATTGTGACAGAAAATCGTAGAAAACAATAACTAAAAATAACCAAATGAAAATTATAGGATTTAACTTTACAATGAATGACTTTCGTTATTGTGTCCTTGATGGAATTTCTAATCCGCCAACAATAATTGAAAAAAACAAGATTGTCTATCCAAACAATATGGATACATCTGATTTAATGGAATGGTTTGAAACACAATTATCACTTATAATTGATAAACATCAACCAAATAAAATTTCACATAAAATTTCATTAACTCTAACTAAATTAGACCAAATTAGAAATTCTTGTTATCCTCAAGCGATTTTGAATTTACTTGCAAAAAAGAAAAATATTCCAATAAATAGTTATTCAAGTCCTGCAATAAATGCAACAAAATTTGGACAACCAAAGAAAACAGACGTTTATTCTCATATCGATGGAATTATAGGCAGTAATCCTCCATATTGGGACAAAGCAACAAAAGATGCAGTTTTAGTTGCTTGGTTTAATTTATTGTAATATGATAGGAACTACATTAGATAAATTTCAAGTTGTTGACCATTTAGGTAATGGTGCATTTGGACACGTATATTTGTGTTATGACCCGTATTTACAAAAAGAAATTGCAGTAAAAGTAATTAAAGTTCCAAATCCAGAAAATTTTGTAAATGCTGTAAAAGAAGGCCAAACTTTAGATTTATGCAGACATAAACACATTGTTGATGTTAAAGATGTAAGAGCAACTATGTATAATGGCGAAGCAGTTGTAATAATTGTAATGGAATATCTATCTAAAGGCTCAATTCAAAAACATATTGAAAAACGGTTTATTTCAGTTAAAGAAAGTTGCAAAATAATACAACAAAGTCTTTTAGGACTTGAACAAGCACACAATAATAATGTTTTACACAGAGATGTGAAACCAGGAAATATAATGTTCGGAGATAATGGCGAAGCAAAACTTTCAGATTTTGGATTAGCGATAAATTATCATTCTGACCCAAGTGATGTTTTGGGTTACAGACCACATCAGCCTTTGGAAGTTATTGAAGGAAATCCAATGGATAAATTAAGTGATATTTATGCAACAGGCATTACTCTTTACAGATTGTTGAACAACACAAACAAACTTCCTTTTACATTTAGTAGCAAAGAAGAGTGGCTTAAAGCAGTTAAAAAAGACTTATTTCCGCCAAGACAATATTTACCAAATATTCCTGAAAAAGTAATCAAATTATTAAATAAATCTATCCACAAAAACAGAGGAACTCGATTTCAAAATTGTACTGAATTTAGACAAGCAATTGAAAAATTAAATTTTCAAATTGATTGGGTTTATGTTGATGATGACAATTGGATTGGTCAAAATAATGGGATAAATTATTCAATTCATAAATTTAAGAAAAGAACAGGTTGGGTTATAGATTTTAAAAAAAATGGAGTCCGTAAAACTGAAAACTGTTTCATTAATTTACCCGACGATTTTGTAGAGATTGAATTTTTCAAAATAATAAGGGAAACATCATTAAATTGAAATGACAAAACAACGAACTTCTTTTGGCGCGATAACGATAGCGACACCTGCTACAAAAATAAGAACTTAAAAAACAATTTATGAGAGAATGGATAAATGATAGATTTGATACAAATTTTACTGAAGTAGATTTATCAAGTGTTAAAGATTTTTCTTTGATTTGGAATGTTTTTGAAAATGTGGTTTGCCAAAATAATTTTTCAATTGTCCGTACTGAAGAAGGTATAGAAAATAGGGTAATTGATTCAGCTGAATTCAATAGCTATTTACAATATTTTCAAAATAGATATGTTTCAAACGGTACATTTACTAATCGCTTTCAATATTTACATTTTAGAGCTAACAATCATCGAAATCTTGTTGAAGAAGTATTACTTGGAAACAACACAAACAATAACGATATAATATTAGCATTAGTAATAATTGTATATCGATATAGAAATAATCTTTTTCATGGAATAAAAAGAATCCAAGAAATTGATCAACAAAGAGAAAATTTCGAAAATGCAAATGGAGTCTTAAAAACTTTATTAAATCATTTCTAGCAAAAAAGGCAACGGCCAACACCTACTACAACGAATTTGGGCAATTGGCCTAATGGTAAGTTGGTTTTGTATTTGGGATGATTTGGCAAATCCGAAAATAGGGCATAATTTAGTCCCAAACTACTTGTAGCGCGGGAACGTTACAGTCGGTTGTGCGGAACTTAGAAAATAATACTTAATAAAGAACTCATGGGATTAGAAGATTTATCTAATATTTTAGGTGCAAAAACTGTAGAAAAAGCATATGACGACGCATTATCACCACCAATGAAAGAAGTTGGCAAGGCTACATCAGATATTGTTAAAACATTTAGACTTTTTACTACTCCTTTTCAATTAGCAGCAACTCTACAAGACAGACTTGAAATCTATCTTGAAAAAATTCGAAATAACGTTCCCAAAGAAAAACAAATAGAATGTCATCCAATGATTGCAGGACCAATATTTGACAGACTTAAATATTTGGACGATGACAACAAATTAACCACACTTTTTTTGAATTTACTTGAAAGAGCGATTGATAGTGAGAGAGTAAATGAAGCTCATCCTGCATTTATTCATATTATAGAACAATTGTCGCCTGATGAAGCTCTAATACTGTATTTATTGAAAGATAATGAGATACATGTTGTGGATACTTTAGACTTAGACATAGCTGCTAATAAATTCATCAATTTTAAAATAATTGAAGGTGGGTTTCCACAAGAAAAATTAAACATTCCTAATAATTTTGAATTATACTATTCTCATTTAGAAAGTCTTAATTTAATAAAATGGCCAATTATTAATCAAGAACCTATTAGAAGTGAAGATAACTCAATTCAGCTTGGTGTAAAAAGGTTTAGCAAAATAACTGTTACTTCTTGGGGCAAGCTTTTTATTAAAGCATGTATTCCCGATAAAGGTTTTGAAGTTTAATAAATTTCAAAATCAACCGAACCGCTAACAGCTACAACGGATTTAGGCAATTGGCTTAATGGAAAGTTGGTTTTGTATTTGTGATGATTTGCTTCGCCTGTTCACTGTCGCTCGAGTGACAAATCTGCCCTAGTCCCAGAACGTTATCACTCGGATGCAAAATTTGTATTCAAAAATTGACGTTTAATAAGGTAACCCAATACGGTTGCCTTTTTTTATGGGATAAATTTAGCTTGACTCAACATCCAGTTGTAAATTTTGTCTTCTCTAAAATAGCGCTCCACACTGCCGTGATTCCCGCCCTTAACAACGGTAAAAGTAAGATTGGCATCGGGATTGCAAGTCTGTATAGCTTTGACCATTTTTCTGGATTCAGATAATGGGACTATATAATCTTTGTTTCCATGAATAACCCACAAAGGAATCGTTGCTAGGTTGCAGGCATCTTTTGTGTTTCCACCTCCGCAAATGGCTACTGCTGCGGTAATTTTATCGGGATATTTACCGGCAAAATCAAAAGTGCCGTATCCGCCCAAACTCATTCCGCATACATAAACCCTCGATAAATCGGTGTTGTAATTGTTTTGTACATATTCCAAAAGCTTCAAGAGTTTGTCGGGATCCCAAGCACCGTGAGCTACTTGTGGCGCAATAACGATGGCTGGTATTTCTTTTCCTCCTTCGATAGCTCGAATTACGCCGTAACGTTTTACGCGATCCAAATTAGTCCCGGACAGGCTTTTCCCATGTAAAAATAAAATGATAGGCGCCTTTTTGTCCAACACTTCCTGATTGGGCAAATTAATCCAAAAAGGATAATCGGTTTGGTCTGTGATGGCTTTTAGTTGTGCTTGTGCAGTAGGAACAGCGCAAAGCGTAAGTAGGTAAAGTAAAATATGAAATCGCATGAATTGGGGATAATTTTTTGAAATGGGTTCGCAAAGTACCTTTTTATAATTAAAAGGGGAAACTTTTTTGGATAAAAACAAAAATGCAAAATATCTCCTTTTTGGCAATGTCATTAAGGTTAAGGCGTTTAACCGTCACTTCGAGTGATTTTGAATAGTAATGCGATAGCTTTAATATTTAAAATTGTATCGAGAAGCTTTCAAAACGTAAAGGTTCTCGATACTTCGTAAAAATTTTCTATCGCAAATTATTACTCAACTCGAACTGACGAATCCTTAACCTTAATGATATTGCCCTTTAGCCCCGATTACTTCACTATACTTTTATTTTCATCGGAGTTCAGTGAACTTCGTTTGTAATGGAAATCCTTGTGAGCCGGGGTTCGGCTTACAAGATTGCAATGTAGAGCGGGACCAATGCTGCAAAAAGATCCAATCTTTCTGCTCCAAAATTTTATAATCAAATGCAGATGATATGAACTACGGATAGTCGTCTAACCCTTAAATAGTTAGCGATAAATCATTTATTTGGTTTTAAAAAGCAAAATAGCGTGAATTATACAAGTCTTGTTGAGAATTCTATAATATTTCGGAAGCGTTGTAGAGCCACCTTTGTTGTATTAAATTATTTAATTCCTAAATCAAAAAAAATGAAAGCTAAAATTTTACTATTCACTTTTGCAATACTGTGTGTTGCATTAATTACCGGATGCGAAAAAGACGATTTTGAAGAAGTCGTTGGAGTATGTCCGATAGTGGAATCAACAACCCCCTTGAGCAATGCATTAGATGTTCCATTAGGACAAATCATTACCGCAACATTCAACGAGGAAATGGATCCAAGTTCGATTACTTCAACCTCATTTACGGTTGTTGGGGCTGCACCCTTAGCAGGGACGGTTACATATACAGGCAAGACGGCCTCATTCACGCCAACACTTCCACTAGCAGAAAACACCACTTATACGGCTAGAATTACTACTAAAGCAAAAGACTTAATGGGTAATTTTTTGCAGGTTGAGTATGTATGGGCATTTTCAACAGGGACACTTTTGAGACCTGTAGTAACTGCAACAGATCCTATTAATAATGCTATTGCTGTGCCGTTGAATAAAACAATTTCGGCAACATTCAATATGGCTATGAATTCATCAACATTAAACAGTACCACTTTTAAAGTGAATCAAGGAGTTAACGTTGTGACGGGAGCAATTTCTTACACAGGGACAACAGTATCTTTTGTTCCAACAAATCCTTTAGTAGCCAATAAAATCTACACTGTAACGATAACTACGGGTGCTAAAAATTCATTGAATACTGCCATGGCAGCAGATTATACTTGGACTTTTACAACAGATGTAATACCAACAGTAACTGCAACAGATCCTATTAATAATGCTATTGATGTAGCCTTAAATCAAACAGTAACTGCTGATTTTAGTACTATAATGGATGCTGCTACAATCACTGGGACGACATTTACTTTGAAACAAGGAACAACAACAATTCCGGGAACGGTTTCTTATTCAGGTACTACAGCTTCCTTTAACCCAACAAATTCGTTGGTAATTGGCAAAGTTTATACAGCAACAATTACAAATGGAGCCAAAAATGTAGCAGGAACTCCATTGGCTAGTGACTTTGTTTGGAAATTTACGACTATACTGGCACCTCCTGCAGCTATAATTATTGATCTTGGTACTGCTGCTATGTTTGGAGTTTTTGGTGGTAATGCCGGAATGACAAACGAAGGATTAAACACAGTAATTAATAATGGAAGTATAGGGACAACTGCTGTTTCAACAAAGGTTACAGGATTTCATGATGGGGTTGCCATTTATACCGAAACGGATCTAAATGTTGGAAATGTTACAGGTGATATATTTACTGCACCTCCAGCTCCAGGAACAGCCACTTCATTTGCAATTGCACAAAAAGCATTGCTTGATGCAAATGCAGCGTATTTAAGTATTTCCCCAGCTTCAAAACCAGGAGGATCTGATCCAAATGCGGGTGAGTTAGGTGGATTGACATTAGCTCCGGGCGTTTATAAATCGGCAAGCGGTACTTTTAAAATCAGCAATGGTAACCTGACGCTTGATGCACAAGGTGACCCAAATGCCACTTGGATTTTTCAAACGGCTGCAGGTCTGACAGTTGGGATTGCAGGTCCTACAGGTGCCAAAAGTGTAATATTGAAAAATGGTGCATTAGCTAAAAATGTATTTTGGTATGTAGGTAGTGCTGCAACTATTAATGGTGCTGGTGGCGGAACCATGGTTGGAACTATTATTGCT
Coding sequences within:
- the hisS gene encoding histidine--tRNA ligase; translated protein: MKPSIPKGTRDFSPAEVAKRQYIIQIIKSNFEKFGFQPIETPSFENSDTLMGKYGEEGDRLIFKILNSGDFLAKANATHIENKDSTRLTSSISEKALRYDLTVPFARYVVQHQNEIEFPFKRYQIQPVWRADRPQKGRFREFFQCDADVVGSKSLWQEVDLVQLYDSVFTALGLAGVTIKINNRKILSGIAEVIGASDKLIDFTVALDKLDKIGEDGVKKEMIEKGIAEEAIVKVQPLFNFTGTISEKIEKLSALLSSSTEGMKGVEELRFICDNVINLGLSTASLDLDVTLARGLNYYTGAIFEVAAPKTVAMGSIGGGGRYDDLTGIFGLKNMSGVGISFGLDRIYLVVEELGLFPEAVTSTSRALFLNYGEAAAFYSMKAIKELRADGIKVELYPDNAKVAKQFQHADKRFIRYAVIVGEEEMNGNQYSLKDLVSGEQKKVSLDELKAILK
- a CDS encoding serine/threonine-protein kinase, whose translation is MIGTTLDKFQVVDHLGNGAFGHVYLCYDPYLQKEIAVKVIKVPNPENFVNAVKEGQTLDLCRHKHIVDVKDVRATMYNGEAVVIIVMEYLSKGSIQKHIEKRFISVKESCKIIQQSLLGLEQAHNNNVLHRDVKPGNIMFGDNGEAKLSDFGLAINYHSDPSDVLGYRPHQPLEVIEGNPMDKLSDIYATGITLYRLLNNTNKLPFTFSSKEEWLKAVKKDLFPPRQYLPNIPEKVIKLLNKSIHKNRGTRFQNCTEFRQAIEKLNFQIDWVYVDDDNWIGQNNGINYSIHKFKKRTGWVIDFKKNGVRKTENCFINLPDDFVEIEFFKIIRETSLN
- a CDS encoding DUF4393 domain-containing protein gives rise to the protein MGLEDLSNILGAKTVEKAYDDALSPPMKEVGKATSDIVKTFRLFTTPFQLAATLQDRLEIYLEKIRNNVPKEKQIECHPMIAGPIFDRLKYLDDDNKLTTLFLNLLERAIDSERVNEAHPAFIHIIEQLSPDEALILYLLKDNEIHVVDTLDLDIAANKFINFKIIEGGFPQEKLNIPNNFELYYSHLESLNLIKWPIINQEPIRSEDNSIQLGVKRFSKITVTSWGKLFIKACIPDKGFEV
- a CDS encoding prolyl oligopeptidase family serine peptidase; protein product: MRFHILLYLLTLCAVPTAQAQLKAITDQTDYPFWINLPNQEVLDKKAPIILFLHGKSLSGTNLDRVKRYGVIRAIEGGKEIPAIVIAPQVAHGAWDPDKLLKLLEYVQNNYNTDLSRVYVCGMSLGGYGTFDFAGKYPDKITAAVAICGGGNTKDACNLATIPLWVIHGNKDYIVPLSESRKMVKAIQTCNPDANLTFTVVKGGNHGSVERYFREDKIYNWMLSQAKFIP
- a CDS encoding Ig-like domain-containing protein → MKAKILLFTFAILCVALITGCEKDDFEEVVGVCPIVESTTPLSNALDVPLGQIITATFNEEMDPSSITSTSFTVVGAAPLAGTVTYTGKTASFTPTLPLAENTTYTARITTKAKDLMGNFLQVEYVWAFSTGTLLRPVVTATDPINNAIAVPLNKTISATFNMAMNSSTLNSTTFKVNQGVNVVTGAISYTGTTVSFVPTNPLVANKIYTVTITTGAKNSLNTAMAADYTWTFTTDVIPTVTATDPINNAIDVALNQTVTADFSTIMDAATITGTTFTLKQGTTTIPGTVSYSGTTASFNPTNSLVIGKVYTATITNGAKNVAGTPLASDFVWKFTTILAPPAAIIIDLGTAAMFGVFGGNAGMTNEGLNTVINNGSIGTTAVSTKVTGFHDGVAIYTETDLNVGNVTGDIFTAPPAPGTATSFAIAQKALLDANAAYLSISPASKPGGSDPNAGELGGLTLAPGVYKSASGTFKISNGNLTLDAQGDPNATWIFQTAAGLTVGIAGPTGAKSVILKNGALAKNVFWYVGSAATINGAGGGTMVGTIIANSGVTFSTSGNAAQTVLNGRAISLVSSVTMVNTTINVP